In one Streptomyces venezuelae genomic region, the following are encoded:
- a CDS encoding pentapeptide repeat-containing protein, whose protein sequence is MTPEREPVALPLLDDDRAALRADCGSCSGLCCVALTFSKSSDFPVNKDAGEPCGNLAEDFRCGIHRDLRDKGYRGCTVFDCFGAGQRVSQGTFEGRDWRRDPATARQMFEVFPLMRQIHELLWYLTEALTHPQTRPIAADLERVLAETERLAQGSPDAVARTDVAAHRQVVNTLLLRTSELVRAEHHGQSGRGGKGGKGGKGAKKKDRRGADLIGARLKGADLKGVDLRGAYLIGADLRDADLRAADLIGVDFRDTDLRGADLTGALFLTQSQVNAAKGDDRTRLPAALHRPGHWSQD, encoded by the coding sequence ATGACACCGGAGCGCGAACCCGTCGCCCTGCCCCTGCTCGACGACGACCGTGCGGCCCTGCGCGCCGACTGCGGCAGCTGCTCCGGGCTGTGCTGCGTGGCCCTCACCTTCTCCAAGTCCTCGGACTTCCCCGTGAACAAGGACGCGGGCGAGCCCTGCGGCAACCTGGCGGAGGACTTCAGGTGCGGCATCCACCGCGACCTCCGGGACAAGGGTTACCGGGGTTGCACCGTGTTCGACTGCTTCGGTGCGGGGCAGCGGGTCTCCCAGGGCACCTTCGAGGGGCGCGACTGGCGTCGGGATCCGGCCACCGCGCGCCAGATGTTCGAGGTCTTCCCGCTCATGCGGCAGATCCACGAACTGCTCTGGTACCTGACCGAGGCGCTCACCCACCCGCAGACCCGGCCGATCGCCGCCGACCTGGAGCGCGTCCTCGCCGAGACCGAGCGGCTGGCCCAGGGCAGCCCCGACGCGGTCGCCCGGACGGACGTCGCCGCGCACCGCCAGGTCGTCAACACGCTCCTGCTGCGCACCAGCGAACTCGTCCGTGCCGAGCACCACGGCCAGAGCGGTCGCGGAGGGAAGGGCGGCAAGGGCGGCAAGGGTGCCAAGAAGAAGGACCGCAGGGGCGCCGACCTCATCGGCGCGCGGCTCAAGGGCGCCGACCTCAAGGGCGTCGACCTGCGCGGCGCGTACCTCATCGGCGCCGATCTGCGCGACGCCGACCTGCGGGCGGCCGACCTCATCGGCGTGGACTTCCGCGACACGGACCTGCGGGGCGCCGACCTGACCGGCGCGCTCTTCCTCACCCAGTCGCAGGTGAACGCGGCCAAGGGCGACGACCGTACGAGACTCCCCGCCGCCCTCCACCGTCCCGGGCACTGGTCCCAGGACTGA
- a CDS encoding S1 family peptidase: MRGVKRAATLGAIALATVSLQPVAAQAAPHPGPEPSPSVVGGTRAQQGEFPFMVRLSMGCGGALYAQNIVLTAAHCVDGSGNNTSITATAGAVDLQSSSAIKVKSTKVLQAPGYNGKGKDWALIKLAKPIDLPTLKIAKDTKYNKGDFTVAGWGATREGGAQQRYLMKATVPFVSDADCQAAYGNELTPAEEICAGRLAQGGVDTCQGDSGGPMFRKDDTGAYIQVGIVSWGNGCARPQYPGVYTEVSTFAGAIATAASQL, from the coding sequence ATGCGTGGAGTGAAGAGAGCCGCCACCCTGGGCGCGATCGCGCTCGCCACCGTCAGCCTTCAGCCCGTCGCCGCCCAGGCGGCCCCGCACCCGGGCCCGGAGCCGAGCCCGAGCGTCGTCGGCGGCACCCGCGCCCAGCAGGGTGAGTTCCCGTTCATGGTCCGTCTCTCGATGGGCTGCGGCGGCGCTCTGTACGCGCAGAACATCGTGCTGACCGCCGCCCACTGTGTGGACGGCTCCGGCAACAACACCAGCATCACCGCGACCGCCGGCGCCGTGGACCTGCAGAGCAGCTCCGCGATCAAGGTGAAGTCCACCAAGGTCCTCCAGGCGCCGGGCTACAACGGCAAAGGCAAGGACTGGGCGCTCATCAAGCTGGCGAAGCCGATCGACCTGCCCACACTGAAGATCGCCAAGGACACCAAGTACAACAAGGGTGACTTCACCGTCGCCGGCTGGGGCGCCACCAGGGAAGGCGGCGCCCAGCAGCGCTACCTCATGAAGGCGACCGTCCCGTTCGTCAGTGACGCCGACTGCCAGGCCGCCTACGGCAACGAGCTGACGCCCGCCGAGGAGATCTGCGCGGGCAGGCTCGCCCAGGGCGGCGTGGACACCTGCCAGGGCGACTCGGGCGGCCCCATGTTCCGCAAGGACGACACCGGCGCGTACATCCAGGTCGGCATCGTCAGCTGGGGCAACGGGTGCGCGCGGCCGCAGTACCCCGGCGTCTACACCGAGGTGTCGACCTTCGCGGGTGCCATAGCCACGGCGGCCTCGCAGCTCTGA
- a CDS encoding endo-alpha-N-acetylgalactosaminidase family protein: MPPSDRSGPSRRVVVATGAIAGMGVALGAGGSAFAAPAAPGTGRRPAAEAVLRSADLDVRVATAFPSIVSYTDRASGALLHGRADAPATVLIDEAEHTPKVTVTTRRSRAAYVLTFDGGTRIDVEITVEGRQVHWRVTKITDTAALRVGTLRIPGLTLLAVRSDQPGAALLAAKVQLDKAKSGDTLVRPAKDTPAEAPTGCAYAVVAHDRLGGAVETNTVYDKPTSEAGTTWENGRLWRETVRAGDHAEARLAPGQWTHRAATAPIDATEPLPYATVVITGDRNGDGKVDWQDAAIAFRDIMVTPLGADEQHLRVVPHIPFNFASQATNPFLATLDNVKRIHLATDGLRQYTLLKGYQSEGHDSAHPDYADNYNTRAGGLDDLNTLVREGKKWNSDFSVHVNATESYPVAKAFSDELVDKNNEQWDWLDQSYRIDQRRDLVSGDIVKRFADLRAQTHPGLNALYIDVFRESGWTSDRLQRAFREQGWTITTEWGHGFERSAIWSHWATETDYGGDTSRGINSRLIRFVRNHQKDVFADKWPTLLGVARMGNFEGWVGKTDWHAFYALIWTHSLPAKYLQAYPVKTWGEHDISFFGKPGTTVSDATGKRRITTDGNVVYEDGRYLLPWEPRKADDPAKLYHYNPSGGTSTWQLPRGWARRSRVALHRLTDQGRVFESYVSVVGGKVTLKAEPKQPYVLYRERAAAPPDPRWGQGTPLHDPGFHSGSLKGWKVTGPASVELSPLGDHELVIGAGGAASVGQRLARLKAGTYVASVQVEVGEKPGERRTATLQVRTADGITAANSTDTSTAGNYVAADRKHGTRFQRMFTHFTVPEGGGTAELTLRAAAGDARVRFDNVRITATPRPAKLPRATLAHEDFEHVPQGWGPFVKGDAGDVTDPRTHIAQRHAPYTQRGWNGKAIDDVIDGTNSLKSRGENTGLVYRTVPHTVRFEPGKRYRVSFRYENEKAGQYAWITAVDEPAPRELDRKDVPVATGPTTLSYEFTAPAKGEAWVGLRKTGDDGKAEFVLDAFEVSEV, translated from the coding sequence ATGCCGCCGTCAGACAGGTCAGGGCCGAGCCGTCGAGTCGTGGTCGCCACCGGCGCGATCGCCGGAATGGGCGTCGCCCTCGGCGCGGGCGGCAGCGCGTTCGCCGCACCCGCCGCACCCGGCACCGGAAGACGCCCCGCGGCCGAGGCGGTCCTGCGCTCCGCCGACCTGGACGTGCGCGTCGCCACCGCCTTCCCGAGCATCGTCTCGTACACCGACCGCGCGAGCGGCGCCCTGCTGCACGGCCGCGCCGACGCCCCCGCCACCGTCCTCATCGACGAGGCCGAGCACACCCCCAAGGTCACCGTCACGACGCGCCGCTCACGCGCCGCGTACGTCCTGACTTTCGACGGCGGCACCCGGATCGACGTCGAGATCACGGTCGAGGGCCGACAGGTCCACTGGCGCGTCACGAAGATCACGGACACGGCCGCGCTGCGCGTCGGCACCCTGCGCATCCCCGGACTCACCCTGCTCGCCGTGCGCAGCGACCAGCCCGGCGCCGCGCTCCTCGCCGCCAAGGTGCAGCTCGACAAGGCCAAGAGCGGCGACACCCTCGTACGACCCGCGAAGGACACGCCCGCCGAGGCGCCGACCGGCTGCGCGTACGCCGTCGTCGCGCACGACCGCCTCGGCGGCGCCGTCGAGACGAACACTGTCTACGACAAGCCCACCTCCGAGGCCGGCACCACCTGGGAGAACGGGCGCCTGTGGCGCGAGACGGTACGAGCCGGTGACCACGCCGAGGCACGTCTGGCGCCCGGCCAGTGGACGCACCGCGCCGCCACCGCCCCCATCGATGCCACCGAACCCCTCCCGTACGCCACCGTCGTCATCACCGGTGACCGCAACGGCGACGGCAAGGTCGACTGGCAGGACGCCGCGATCGCCTTCCGCGACATCATGGTCACCCCCCTCGGCGCCGACGAGCAGCACCTACGGGTCGTCCCGCACATCCCCTTCAACTTCGCCTCGCAGGCCACCAACCCGTTCCTCGCCACCCTCGACAACGTCAAGCGCATCCACCTGGCGACCGACGGGCTGCGCCAGTACACGCTCCTCAAGGGCTACCAGTCCGAGGGCCACGACTCCGCCCACCCCGACTACGCGGACAACTACAACACGCGCGCGGGCGGCCTCGACGACCTCAACACCCTGGTCCGCGAGGGCAAGAAGTGGAACAGCGACTTCAGCGTGCACGTCAACGCCACCGAGTCGTACCCCGTCGCCAAGGCGTTCTCCGACGAACTCGTCGACAAGAACAACGAACAGTGGGACTGGCTCGACCAGAGCTACCGCATCGACCAACGCCGCGACCTTGTCTCCGGAGACATCGTCAAACGCTTCGCCGACCTGCGCGCCCAGACCCACCCCGGCCTGAACGCCCTCTACATCGACGTGTTCCGCGAGTCCGGCTGGACCTCCGACCGCCTCCAGCGCGCTTTCCGCGAACAGGGCTGGACCATCACCACCGAGTGGGGCCACGGCTTCGAGCGCTCCGCGATCTGGTCGCACTGGGCCACCGAGACCGACTACGGGGGCGACACCTCACGCGGCATCAACTCCCGCCTCATCCGCTTCGTCCGCAACCACCAGAAGGACGTCTTCGCCGACAAGTGGCCCACCCTCCTGGGCGTCGCCCGCATGGGCAACTTCGAGGGCTGGGTCGGCAAGACCGACTGGCACGCCTTCTACGCCCTGATCTGGACCCACTCACTGCCCGCCAAATACCTCCAGGCGTACCCCGTCAAGACGTGGGGCGAGCACGACATCAGCTTCTTCGGGAAACCGGGTACGACCGTCTCCGACGCCACCGGAAAGCGCCGCATCACCACCGACGGAAACGTCGTCTACGAAGACGGCCGCTACCTCCTGCCCTGGGAACCCCGCAAGGCAGACGACCCCGCCAAGCTGTACCACTACAACCCCTCCGGAGGGACCAGCACCTGGCAGCTGCCCCGTGGCTGGGCACGCCGCTCCCGCGTGGCGCTCCACCGGCTCACCGACCAAGGGCGCGTCTTCGAGTCGTACGTCTCCGTAGTGGGCGGAAAAGTCACCCTCAAGGCGGAGCCGAAACAGCCCTACGTCCTCTACCGCGAGCGCGCCGCCGCCCCGCCCGACCCGCGCTGGGGCCAGGGCACCCCCCTGCACGACCCCGGATTCCACTCCGGGTCCCTCAAGGGGTGGAAGGTCACCGGCCCCGCCTCCGTGGAACTCAGCCCCCTCGGCGACCACGAACTGGTCATCGGCGCGGGCGGCGCCGCCTCCGTCGGACAGCGCCTCGCCCGCCTCAAGGCCGGCACCTACGTCGCGTCCGTGCAGGTCGAAGTCGGCGAGAAGCCGGGGGAGCGGCGCACCGCCACCCTGCAGGTGCGCACCGCGGACGGCATCACCGCCGCCAACTCCACCGACACGTCCACCGCCGGGAACTACGTCGCCGCCGACCGCAAGCACGGCACCCGCTTCCAACGCATGTTCACGCACTTCACCGTCCCCGAAGGCGGCGGCACGGCCGAGCTGACGCTGCGCGCCGCGGCGGGCGACGCACGCGTGCGCTTCGACAACGTACGGATCACCGCGACCCCGCGCCCCGCCAAGCTGCCCCGCGCCACCCTCGCCCACGAGGACTTCGAGCACGTCCCGCAGGGCTGGGGCCCCTTCGTCAAGGGCGACGCGGGCGACGTCACCGACCCGCGCACCCACATCGCGCAGCGCCACGCCCCGTACACACAGCGCGGCTGGAACGGCAAGGCGATCGACGACGTCATCGACGGCACGAACTCGCTGAAGTCACGCGGCGAGAACACCGGGCTCGTGTACCGCACCGTCCCGCACACCGTCCGCTTCGAACCCGGCAAGCGGTACCGCGTCTCCTTCCGGTACGAGAACGAGAAGGCGGGCCAGTACGCCTGGATCACCGCCGTCGACGAACCGGCACCCCGCGAACTCGACCGCAAGGACGTGCCGGTCGCCACCGGCCCCACCACGCTCTCCTACGAGTTCACCGCCCCCGCGAAGGGCGAGGCCTGGGTGGGCCTGCGCAAGACCGGCGACGACGGCAAGGCGGAGTTCGTGCTCGACGCGTTCGAGGTCAGTGAGGTCTGA
- a CDS encoding DEAD/DEAH box helicase, which yields MNRSERPARPARKRPATAGGNTGGRGRPSGQAKGSAHGARKSGNRRPKPVQGGEFALPESVTPALPAVEAFGELDMPEALLKTLAAQGVTDPFPIQAATLPNSLAGRDILGRGRTGSGKTLAFGLALLARTAGHRAEPKSPLAMVLVPTRELAQQVTDALTPYATAVNLRLATVVGGLSITRQASTLRRGAEIIVATPGRLKDLIERGDCDLSRVRVTVLDEADQMADMGFMPQVTALLKQVEQGGQTMLFSATLDKNIDRLVRMFLTDPVVHSVDPSAGAVTTMEHHVLYVADETDKKAVAMRIAAREGRVIMFLDTKRAVDRFTKRLLANGVRASGLHGGRSQPQRNRTLDQFKNGQVTALIATNVAARGIHVDDLDLVVNVDPPTDHKDYLHRGGRTARAGESGSVVTLVLPDEKREMTRLMTDAEIRPNTARVTSSDEELVRITGAREPSGVPVVIEVPQPQQQPAARGGAQRRRRPRGAGGAAAGQGQGQGQRRVPRQGQGQGGQGQGGQARSGSAGAGGNGGGGRARRGRAGGGAQGGRRSAA from the coding sequence ATGAACCGCTCCGAACGCCCGGCACGCCCCGCCCGCAAGCGCCCCGCCACCGCAGGCGGAAACACCGGCGGCAGGGGACGGCCGTCCGGCCAGGCGAAGGGCTCCGCGCACGGCGCGAGGAAGTCCGGCAACCGCAGGCCGAAGCCGGTCCAGGGCGGCGAGTTCGCCCTGCCCGAGAGCGTCACGCCCGCCCTGCCCGCCGTCGAGGCCTTCGGTGAGCTGGACATGCCCGAGGCCCTCCTGAAGACGCTGGCCGCCCAGGGGGTCACCGACCCCTTCCCGATCCAGGCAGCCACGCTCCCCAACTCCCTCGCCGGGCGCGACATCCTCGGCCGCGGCCGGACCGGTTCCGGCAAGACCCTCGCCTTCGGCCTGGCCCTCCTGGCCCGCACCGCCGGCCACCGCGCCGAGCCGAAGTCGCCGCTCGCCATGGTCCTGGTCCCCACGCGCGAGCTGGCCCAGCAGGTGACGGACGCGCTCACCCCGTACGCGACGGCGGTCAACCTCCGCCTCGCCACCGTCGTCGGCGGCCTCTCCATCACCCGCCAGGCGAGCACCCTCCGCCGCGGCGCGGAGATCATCGTCGCCACCCCCGGCCGCCTCAAGGACCTCATCGAGCGCGGCGACTGCGACCTGTCGCGGGTCCGCGTCACCGTCCTCGACGAGGCCGACCAGATGGCCGACATGGGCTTCATGCCGCAGGTCACGGCGCTGCTCAAGCAGGTCGAGCAGGGCGGCCAGACCATGCTCTTCTCGGCGACGCTCGACAAGAACATCGACCGGCTCGTACGGATGTTCCTCACCGATCCCGTCGTGCACTCCGTCGACCCGTCCGCGGGCGCGGTGACGACGATGGAGCACCACGTGCTCTACGTCGCCGACGAGACGGACAAGAAGGCCGTCGCCATGCGCATCGCCGCCCGCGAAGGCCGCGTGATCATGTTCCTGGACACCAAGCGCGCCGTGGACCGCTTCACCAAGCGGCTCCTCGCCAACGGCGTCCGCGCCTCCGGACTGCACGGCGGACGCTCGCAGCCGCAGCGCAACCGCACGCTCGACCAGTTCAAGAACGGCCAGGTCACCGCGTTGATCGCGACGAACGTCGCGGCCCGCGGCATCCACGTCGACGACCTCGACCTCGTCGTGAACGTCGACCCGCCCACCGACCACAAGGACTACCTCCACCGCGGCGGCCGCACCGCTCGTGCGGGCGAGTCCGGCAGCGTCGTCACCCTCGTCCTGCCCGACGAGAAGCGCGAGATGACGCGGCTCATGACCGACGCCGAGATCCGCCCGAACACGGCCCGCGTCACCTCCTCCGACGAGGAGCTGGTGCGGATCACCGGGGCGCGCGAGCCCTCCGGCGTGCCGGTCGTCATCGAGGTGCCGCAGCCGCAGCAGCAGCCCGCCGCACGGGGCGGCGCCCAGCGGCGCCGGCGTCCGCGCGGCGCCGGAGGCGCTGCCGCGGGCCAGGGTCAGGGCCAGGGGCAGCGCAGGGTTCCCCGTCAGGGTCAGGGCCAGGGCGGTCAGGGCCAGGGCGGCCAGGCCAGGAGCGGTTCCGCCGGGGCCGGCGGCAACGGCGGCGGCGGTCGTGCCCGCCGCGGGCGCGCCGGTGGCGGAGCACAGGGAGGCCGCCGCTCCGCGGCGTGA
- a CDS encoding cold-shock protein codes for MATGTVKWFNSEKGFGFIEQDGGGPDVFAHYSNIASSGFRELLEGQKVSFEVTQGQKGLQAENIVPA; via the coding sequence ATGGCAACCGGCACCGTTAAGTGGTTCAACTCGGAAAAGGGCTTCGGCTTCATCGAGCAGGACGGCGGCGGCCCCGACGTCTTCGCCCACTACTCGAACATCGCGTCCTCGGGCTTCCGTGAGCTCCTCGAGGGCCAGAAGGTCTCCTTCGAGGTGACGCAGGGCCAGAAGGGCCTGCAGGCCGAGAACATCGTTCCTGCCTGA